A genome region from Neptunomonas japonica JAMM 1380 includes the following:
- a CDS encoding tetratricopeptide repeat protein, which yields MSKKMLLAAAGLILGLQSMSIMAASISAANEAIQKQDYATALDNLKDLAKEGNADATNLLGQLYENGWGVDQDIKKAQSLYDQGARQGNLNSVNSLRKLKNKKYKVELDALLPKAKAGDASAQNRAGEMYEFGYGAERNGSLAFELYQQAADQGLVAAQHNVGRSYNFGTGVEQNFEEAERWYRMAAKQGYTNSMFFLGTLYSNGYGQDNSHPADVIAYAWMHNAAALGNGTASSIESRLLMKLQDNQMDEAKSLASDYEESYVKPFKN from the coding sequence ATGAGCAAGAAAATGTTATTGGCCGCTGCAGGCCTTATTTTGGGGCTGCAATCTATGAGTATTATGGCAGCAAGTATATCCGCTGCTAATGAGGCTATTCAAAAACAGGACTATGCGACTGCACTGGATAACCTTAAAGACTTAGCAAAAGAAGGCAATGCTGATGCTACCAATCTCTTAGGCCAGCTCTATGAAAATGGTTGGGGTGTTGACCAAGACATCAAAAAAGCACAATCCCTTTATGACCAAGGCGCCCGACAGGGGAACCTCAATAGCGTTAATAGCCTTAGAAAGCTAAAAAACAAAAAATACAAAGTCGAACTAGATGCACTATTACCAAAAGCAAAAGCAGGTGATGCTTCTGCACAAAACCGTGCTGGAGAGATGTATGAATTTGGTTATGGCGCAGAACGCAATGGTAGTTTAGCTTTTGAGCTATACCAACAGGCAGCTGACCAAGGCTTAGTTGCCGCTCAACATAACGTAGGCCGTAGCTATAATTTTGGTACCGGTGTAGAACAAAACTTTGAAGAAGCCGAGCGCTGGTATCGTATGGCAGCCAAGCAAGGTTATACCAATTCCATGTTTTTCTTAGGCACCTTGTACTCAAACGGTTATGGTCAAGACAATAGCCACCCCGCTGATGTCATCGCTTATGCATGGATGCACAATGCTGCAGCTTTAGGTAATGGTACTGCCTCATCTATTGAAAGCCGCCTTCTAATGAAGCTTCAAGACAATCAGATGGATGAAGCTAAATCACTGGCTTCTGATTACGAAGAAAGCTATGTGAAGCCTTTCAAAAACTAA
- a CDS encoding YeeE/YedE family protein, which produces MSTHIRYNTDTNTVTSKLTARYIIPLTATILLFIGGVFWLANIESWHEANLLILGAALGLALYHAAFGFTTAWRTFITHGYGKGLRAQMLMLAVAVCLFFPALASGDLFGSPVSGFVRPLGWSIVVGAFIFGIGMQLGNGCASGNLYHAGGGQFRAIPSMIGFTIGALWATKDYEWWTTLPQLAPYSFIEEFGVMPALMINLTVFALITLTTLIIEKRRHGYIDKDTHNTSLPLSQQLISGPWPFIWGAVALAILNFVTLAMIGRPWAVALAYPLWGAKAAEWLNLDLELDFWTYWLQPARESALMEPLTSDSGTLMNIGIIMGALLAAAVAGKLTIQWRMPWQHGVAAIIGGLMLGYGATIAFGCNIGAYFSGIASGSLHGWLWLVAAFIGTIIGTWIRPLFKLSNLTATNTHC; this is translated from the coding sequence ATGTCCACCCATATCCGCTATAACACTGACACTAACACTGTTACATCAAAGCTGACTGCACGCTATATTATTCCTCTGACTGCAACGATATTGCTTTTCATTGGTGGTGTTTTTTGGCTTGCTAATATTGAATCATGGCATGAAGCAAACTTATTAATACTAGGCGCAGCTCTTGGTCTTGCGCTCTACCATGCTGCTTTTGGCTTCACGACCGCATGGCGAACCTTTATTACTCATGGGTATGGCAAAGGTCTTAGAGCACAGATGCTGATGCTGGCTGTGGCTGTCTGCTTATTTTTTCCTGCATTAGCATCAGGGGATCTCTTTGGGTCACCGGTTTCAGGCTTTGTCCGTCCGCTAGGGTGGTCTATCGTGGTAGGTGCTTTTATTTTTGGTATAGGTATGCAGCTAGGAAATGGTTGCGCATCGGGTAACCTTTACCATGCAGGAGGCGGGCAATTTCGTGCGATCCCAAGCATGATCGGTTTTACTATCGGCGCACTCTGGGCAACAAAAGACTACGAGTGGTGGACTACGCTTCCTCAGTTAGCACCCTACTCTTTCATCGAAGAGTTTGGTGTCATGCCAGCTCTGATGATTAATTTAACCGTATTTGCATTAATTACGCTAACCACACTGATTATAGAGAAACGTCGACACGGCTATATTGATAAAGATACTCACAATACATCTCTGCCGCTTTCTCAGCAGCTAATTTCAGGCCCTTGGCCGTTTATCTGGGGAGCCGTGGCATTAGCAATACTTAACTTTGTAACTCTTGCCATGATTGGCCGTCCATGGGCAGTCGCTCTTGCGTACCCTTTATGGGGGGCTAAAGCAGCCGAGTGGCTAAATCTCGATCTTGAATTAGATTTTTGGACTTATTGGTTGCAACCAGCACGTGAGTCCGCATTAATGGAGCCGCTGACATCAGATTCTGGCACTTTGATGAACATAGGTATTATCATGGGCGCTTTATTAGCGGCGGCAGTAGCAGGCAAACTCACTATACAGTGGCGTATGCCATGGCAGCACGGGGTTGCAGCTATTATTGGCGGTCTAATGCTAGGATACGGCGCGACCATCGCTTTTGGCTGTAATATCGGAGCTTATTTTAGCGGCATAGCATCAGGCAGCTTACACGGCTGGTTATGGCTCGTTGCCGCTTTTATAGGCACTATAATTGGCACATGGATCCGGCCACTCTTCAAATTGAGCAACCTAACTGCCACCAATACTCACTGTTAA
- a CDS encoding RDD family protein, producing the protein MPKVYDQTQVLQTSLLRRLAALVYDVLIVIAILFIVSGVGVAMNDGEPVSGPLYKSLLLVAMFLFFGYFWTRSGQTIGMMAWRIRVQTAEGYSLSWVHSLIRFFMAGVSIACLGLGYLWMLFSDQKLTWHDQVSGTRVVQLPAKKKQKKAN; encoded by the coding sequence ATGCCAAAAGTTTATGACCAAACTCAAGTTCTACAGACCTCCCTATTACGCAGGCTTGCAGCACTGGTTTATGACGTCCTTATTGTGATTGCTATCTTATTTATAGTGAGCGGAGTAGGTGTCGCCATGAATGACGGTGAGCCTGTATCTGGCCCGCTCTACAAGTCACTTTTATTAGTTGCTATGTTTCTATTTTTTGGGTATTTCTGGACACGTTCAGGCCAAACAATTGGCATGATGGCATGGCGAATTAGAGTACAAACGGCGGAGGGGTACAGCCTGAGCTGGGTCCACTCACTGATCCGCTTCTTTATGGCAGGCGTGTCTATTGCGTGTCTTGGGTTAGGCTATTTATGGATGCTATTTTCAGACCAAAAACTTACCTGGCACGATCAAGTTTCTGGTACACGAGTCGTTCAGTTACCTGCGAAAAAGAAACAGAAAAAAGCCAACTAA
- the lptG gene encoding LPS export ABC transporter permease LptG, with the protein MKCLDRYIAYQVLGAVFVILLVVVGLDLVFEFVEQTGEINDRYRFVDVLSYLMLRIPSRLYEFLPLASLVGCLVGLGMLASNSELTVMRAAGISIQRIVLAVMKPAMLLAVCALILGEYVVPVTEQKAQSSRALAQSAGQALRSKHGVWHRENNQFIHINAVEPGGKIHGVTRYSFNDQRQMVASSFAKSGVYSTDGWLLEDVVSTLFLGDRTQTEQADQESWKSGLTPTLLSVIVVDPMDLSISGLWSYSSYLGEQGLDSNQYLLAFWSKVLQPAGIFALVLVAISFIFGPLRSVTVGQRIIAGVIVGLVFKFSQDLLGPASTVIGFTPLLATAIPIVICLIAGLFLLRKAA; encoded by the coding sequence ATGAAATGTTTAGATCGGTATATCGCTTATCAGGTGCTCGGTGCTGTTTTTGTTATTTTATTAGTTGTTGTTGGCCTAGACCTGGTTTTTGAGTTTGTCGAACAAACCGGTGAAATTAATGATCGCTACCGTTTTGTTGATGTATTGAGCTATTTAATGCTCAGAATACCTAGCCGTTTATATGAGTTTTTGCCTTTGGCAAGCTTAGTTGGCTGCTTGGTTGGGTTAGGAATGCTGGCAAGTAATAGCGAGCTAACAGTCATGCGTGCAGCAGGTATCTCTATACAGCGGATTGTATTAGCGGTTATGAAACCGGCTATGTTGTTGGCTGTATGTGCGCTGATTCTGGGAGAGTATGTTGTTCCTGTGACAGAGCAAAAAGCACAAAGCTCGCGTGCTTTAGCGCAGTCGGCAGGGCAGGCTCTACGCTCTAAGCATGGTGTATGGCACCGTGAGAATAATCAATTTATCCATATTAATGCGGTAGAACCCGGCGGAAAAATACACGGGGTGACCCGTTATTCATTTAATGATCAACGTCAGATGGTGGCATCGAGCTTCGCAAAAAGTGGTGTGTATAGTACTGACGGTTGGCTGCTTGAAGACGTGGTGAGTACCCTGTTTTTGGGTGACCGTACACAAACGGAGCAGGCTGACCAAGAAAGCTGGAAGTCTGGTTTAACGCCTACTTTGTTATCGGTTATTGTGGTTGACCCAATGGATCTTTCAATCAGTGGTTTATGGTCTTATTCAAGCTATCTCGGGGAGCAGGGACTGGACTCTAATCAGTATTTATTGGCTTTTTGGAGTAAAGTTTTACAGCCTGCTGGTATTTTTGCTTTGGTACTGGTGGCTATCTCTTTTATTTTTGGACCATTAAGGAGCGTTACTGTAGGGCAACGAATTATTGCCGGAGTGATAGTTGGCCTAGTCTTTAAGTTCTCTCAAGATCTGCTGGGGCCCGCCAGTACAGTGATAGGCTTTACACCGCTACTGGCAACCGCTATTCCTATTGTTATCTGTTTAATTGCCGGACTGTTCTTATTGAGAAAAGCCGCTTAG
- the lptF gene encoding LPS export ABC transporter permease LptF has protein sequence MIIFRYLSRQIMMSTLAVSTVLTLLIVSGRFVKYLSYAAAGKLSPEFVFQSVMYRIPGMLVLIIPLGLFLGVLLAYGRMYLESEMVVLNSSGVSGRRLAAFALGPAAGVALLVALLSLYISPLCWKQVEIIYDKQSAKSELDSLTPGRFQNLGKGGGRTTYINGVKEGGKELDLIFVSERDSKTGELRVVLAESGKQVITDPRTGERFVVLRNGYRYSGVPGQADYQEIKYAEYGFLMPRSGANLRGPEIEAMTLTELLGRSEPRFKAELHWRLSMPLLALIITLIAVPMSKTNPRQGRYAKLIPSILLYMLYLTLLTSAKGMIDDGDASVGLLWMIHAGFFLLAISLIFSSGVWERLFSVLPSIPKRGSA, from the coding sequence TTGATTATTTTTCGCTACCTGTCTCGTCAGATAATGATGAGTACGCTGGCTGTTAGTACTGTACTTACGCTGTTAATTGTCAGCGGTCGCTTTGTTAAGTACCTCTCTTATGCGGCGGCAGGAAAGCTATCACCAGAATTTGTATTTCAATCAGTCATGTATCGTATCCCGGGTATGTTGGTGTTGATTATCCCATTAGGCTTATTTTTGGGGGTGTTATTAGCCTACGGACGAATGTATTTAGAAAGCGAAATGGTCGTTCTTAATTCCAGTGGTGTAAGCGGCCGGCGATTAGCCGCGTTTGCTTTAGGGCCTGCTGCTGGCGTGGCTTTGCTAGTGGCATTATTGAGCTTGTATATATCACCTTTGTGCTGGAAACAGGTGGAAATAATTTATGATAAGCAAAGTGCAAAGAGTGAGCTAGATAGCCTGACTCCTGGTAGGTTTCAGAACCTTGGTAAAGGCGGGGGGCGCACTACTTATATCAATGGAGTAAAAGAGGGTGGTAAAGAGCTAGATCTTATTTTTGTTTCAGAGCGCGACAGCAAGACCGGAGAGTTACGAGTTGTATTGGCAGAGTCAGGTAAACAGGTAATTACAGATCCTAGAACCGGTGAGCGCTTTGTAGTGCTGAGAAATGGGTACCGCTACTCAGGTGTGCCAGGGCAAGCGGACTATCAAGAGATAAAATATGCGGAATATGGCTTCTTGATGCCTAGATCAGGCGCTAACTTACGAGGCCCTGAAATTGAAGCAATGACTCTAACCGAACTTCTTGGTCGTTCAGAGCCGCGCTTTAAAGCTGAGCTGCATTGGCGTTTATCTATGCCCCTTTTGGCCCTCATTATTACTTTAATTGCCGTGCCAATGAGTAAAACTAACCCTCGCCAGGGGCGCTATGCCAAACTTATTCCATCCATACTGCTTTATATGTTGTATCTCACGCTTCTCACTAGTGCTAAAGGCATGATTGATGATGGGGATGCTTCAGTTGGTCTATTGTGGATGATTCATGCGGGCTTCTTTTTACTGGCCATAAGTTTGATATTTTCCTCCGGTGTTTGGGAGCGGCTGTTCAGTGTGTTGCCGTCTATTCCTAAGCGAGGTAGTGCGTGA